The following nucleotide sequence is from Amia ocellicauda isolate fAmiCal2 chromosome 14, fAmiCal2.hap1, whole genome shotgun sequence.
GCGTAATAAATCCGTGGTGATAAAATGGACAAAATGAATATGCCGCTAATGTAATGGTTGTAAAAAAACGAAGAGAAAATCGCTGCAGAGGCAAAacgcagactttttttttttagttttgtttgtttttgctacaTATCTGGAACTTCAATCTGTTTGCCATCAGAAGAGCTTTgcaaaacttacaaaatcatttCCTTTGCCAGTTAAAGCCATAAACATGTTTGTATGACTTCAGTGAATGACGTGAGCTGGTGTGGTCACTTTGTGTGCAACAGCATCCTGTATATTCTCTTCCCttttactgttttgttttcagtcagTTTCCCATTAGAAGATCTCGGGCAAAAATTGATAGAATTGATTAAGAACATGCCAAAAGGTCCCCGCCTTCGATTccatctctctcgctctctctcgctccacAGGCATATCCCTGTTTGCCCTGTCTGCTCTGGTGTTGCCGGGAGACTTCACCTCACACCTGGATCTGGTGCGGTCGCTGTCCCTGGGCCCGGCCCTCATCTACTCCGCCAAATTTGCTCTGGCTTTCCCAGTGATGTACCACAGCTTAAACGGCTTTCGCCATCTGGTCAGTGCAACCTACCGCAAAACCCCCGCCGCCCTTGAAACCTCATCAAATGTGCCGAAAGGTCAAGTGTTGGTCCAGCAGGCAGATTCCAGATGATAGCCATTCCATGCACTGTTgtatgtagtgtagtgcagcCTATTGTGTTGTATTTCCTGTTCTGATAACAGGGGCCAGTTGCATAAATATAGACTAAATCTTTGTTTTAGTATAATTATAAGTCATACTAACGATAGACACTCAGTTAAAATGGTTTGCATAAACAGTCTTTCCTTAGAGTAGTCTTACTTAATCAATCAcgcaatgcattctgggaattttaagaagcttgggaagaaaaaaaaaaaatatatatatatatatatatatatatatatatatatatatatatatatatggtgaaCGCTTCTCTCTAACAGTGACAATCCCAGTTCACAGTAATTGAAAATCTGTGCTTGCTGTTGGAATATAATGCAGGCCAATGGAAAGATAAATTAAATTCCCAGTTATCCTGGGGGTGAAGAGACAAACTTTTCAGGCTAAGTCTTAGACAGTCTTAGTTTCTATGCAACTGACTAACTtgcattagactagtctaactgtGAAATTAAGACtatattagactagtctaaACTGTTAGACTAGTTTTATGGAACCGGCCCCAGCTCTGAGTTTTCCTAACTCTAATTCAGCCTGGAGACGGATGTAAAGATTCCAGCAGACAGGACTGGATTTGTGTCATGGTGTGTGAAACACGCTAGCCTCCCGTTCAACTCAGTGTGGTCAAGTAGAACCTGTTTTTGCTAGGCAGAATCAACACACTGGGGGGGAAAGATATGATCAATAAGAAGAGTTTAATGAACGATATCCATACAAATTCTAAGGGAATAATAGAACAGCGCTGTTTCAGATTAATGGAGCTAATATTATCGGCTCCAGCCGGATGTGTAACTTCCTAACCCCTGCCCTCTCTCGGTGATCCCTCTTTCAGATGTGGGACATGGGGAAAGGATTCCGCATCCCTGACGTCTATCGGTCCGGCTACACCGTCATCGCCCTGACGCTCCTGACCTCCGTCGCTCTCGCTGCCCTCTAGAGGGGGCACAGAGGCCGACAGACCAGAACATCCCTCCACAGAAACCAAGCCAGCCTTTAATTTCGCTCAGAGCGACAAACGGGACGTCTCGTTTATTTGTGTTGCGTTTTGTCCACCGAAACACTTGTTCACTTTGGAAAtgtcaataaaacaaataaatgctctatGTATATATGACAATGCTTGTATTGGTTGCTTACTGGTCTGTGTCATCACCACAGGCAGAGAAATTGGGGATTCAATCATTGCATGAGTCACATCTCACAGTTAATGTTTAAAGATGAGATGTTTTTGCTTTGGACTTCAGTCTTTGAATTCATGCACTTGTGTTATTTAGGGTAAGGTAAGTAAACTAATACTGATTATTACAGCTCTACTAGATAGGAATAATAATGATCTTCATACTAATGCcataaattgaaaacaaaaatatgttgcATTGCATCTGTATAACAGTTTAACTGAAACTCTTATTACCTCAATAAGATTCTTCTCTGAGGGAAGATGCAGTCAAGTCACAGCTGTGCAATAATCATATACAGTCTAAGATATGTAAATATGTACCATCAAAATATTGGCACCTGTGCAGTTTTTTCAAATCATTCACCATTTCTCGCAGAAAATATCACATCAACATACACAAGGGTGACAAaggaaaaccaacataaagtgtctcagtaaggtgttggggcaccatgagccaccagaacagcttcaatgctcttggcacagattctatgagtctctggactctactggagggatgaacaccattcttacaaaatgtattccctcatctggtgttttgatgatggtggtggagagtgctgtctaacacgtcggtccagaatctcccataggtgttcaattgggttgagatctggtgactgcgaaggccacagcatatgattcacatcattttcagactctccaaaccattcagtgaccctcgtgccctgtggatggggcattgtcattctggaagagaccactcccatcaggatagaaatgtttcaccacaggataaaggtgatcactcagaataactttgtcatggtttgtagtgacccttccctctaaggggacaagtggacccaaaccatgccaggaaaatgccccccacagcataacagagcctccggaccccctcactgtaggggtcaagcagtcaggcctgtaccgttctcttggtgtcgccacacatgcactcgcccacttgttgagaacactggccagttgagcgtctttgactctttcaaagtcatttaGATCCTTTCTTCTtgtcatcttgatccaaaatcgaggtcaactgggcctgctcagcatttgtatacatgccacagagcatgataggatgctaattgcttaattgtatcatgcagtacatctGTTTTCATTATGTtcttccactcatttattcaggtctgtatgtacagtgcatccggaaagtatgcacagtgcttcactttttccacattttggtatgttacagccttattccaaaattgaataaattcattattttcctcaaaattttacaaacaataccccataatgacaacgtgaaagaggtttgtttgaaatctttgcaaatttattataaataaaaaccaaaagaaagcacatgtacagaagtattcacagcctaGACAAAACGCTGGACTCTTCTGAAGTGGCCGGCAATAAGTCCATATCTAAATTCCATTGAATACTtgtggagagatctgaaaatggcagtTATCATAATCAGAGTTAAAAAAAGCTTCTGTAATATTGACAGTGAAGTAAAGAATTTTGGACACCAAATACTTTGGTCAATTTCAACTTATTTTTAGGGACATTTGTGAGTTATTTGAAAAAAGTGCAAGGGTGCCAATATTTTCGGCCACGACCGTATGTGTGACTGAATTAATGTAACATAATACAATTTGATAAGGTTCCTAAAACACATACTATTATGCTTCTGTTGAGTTACAGGAAAGAAACATAATACCAGCTTTCTCTCACTGTTCCTCACGGACAGGTGTGGTCATTAGGTGAACACAAGAATGCGTAGGATCCTGTCTGGAGTTCAGACCATGCTCTAATTGCAATCCGTCCACTTTTTTGAACCCATTTAAATTGCAGAGGACGGTGCCTTATTTATAGGGGAGCTGCTGGGGATGGTAGATCTAAGGAATGGCTCATGGAAAAGCATGTAGAAATAGAGGAGATGTGTGATTTCCCTAGGGTAACTTGCCATTCTACAAGGAACTGTCCAACATACATTAGGTTGTGCTAATTGGAAGAGGGATATAGCAAGAAATATAGAGCAGAGAGCAAAATCATAGCATTTTACAGAGAAACTACAGTATTTTTTGTATCTTAAATAGTCACATAATTCATGAACTATACAATAATTATACAATAACCCTCTTACAATGAAGTCTTAATACCATATGTATTAATATACTTATTAAACAGATCTACAGCAATAACGCAACCacaccaagacactgacaatATCAAGATGTACTAATCAGCACAAGCAaaaaacggctccaaaacacgtCAAGAAGTATTTGTCTTTGGATTGGCAAGAAAAGGCAATCAAGATCAATCAGCCTATCAACCTTCAATGTGCCAGAGACATGATAAATACTTCAAGATCTGCAGCTTTAAATTCAACAACTATTGCACGCAAGTAAGAAAACTGGACGCACAATGAAATTGAGTAAGACCCGTcttgtttaacagctttgtaaaATCATGGAAAATTGAAGACGATCAAAAGATACTTGTAGAAGTCTGACGTCATGTGTACTTCGGACAACAGATCAAAGCAGATGGAGATCTTATGGATGACAGCAAAACAACATTGAAAatctatatacatgtatatgtgtgtgcgtaTATTGATGTATATAGTGgagttatttaaaacaaaatatgggGCATTCAAACTAAGTGCGTTACTGAGCATACTGGGACAGCGTGCATTAACAGTCAATATAACGGTtttgtataaaaatatgtattttaattgacgGTGTACCAACTTAAAGcgataatcatcatcataacaataatgataataatgaataacacTGGCATAGCTTTTCGCACACAATTCGTCTGTAGtacaaatacaaactaaaaaCCATTCCCATTGATGCATCGCTTTATTTGCTTAATCATTTTCATCCTCTTCTTGATGTCCTGGTACCGATTCTGCTAACAAAACCGGGCGCCTCTGGCTCCTTATCTCGCATCGGCATCTCTCGCCATCGTGGCTGTAGCCGTGAGCGCAAACCCCGGCGCTGACCAGCTCACAGCCCCGCCACCGTCCGGACAAGCGACCGACCTCAGCCGGCGATGCTCAGAGCGCAAAGCGCCTCCATTGTTGCAATCCTGGCTCTCCGTTTTGGttgcccccctctcccccctctTTGACTCGTTCAGGCAAAGAACAGTCTCTGTTTCACTGGTATGCGCTCCCGCAACTGCCTGCCCGCTGTCCCCATCTTGGCTCTGCTCTGCCCTGCGCGTAATTCGCTGCACTTTCACGGGCTGCCGCTTGGAGCCAAAATGGCGCCTTAATCTCAGCCAAGTGGTCCTGATGCTGAGGGATGCTATTAGAGGAGAAATATACCGGGGGGTTGCGGTGATCCAGTTGGCCcagtctctgtggcgcaatggaatAGCGCGCTGGACTTCTAATCCAGAGGCTCCGGGTTCGAGTCCCGGCAGAGATGAGTCCACAGTGGCGGGGGGGCTGCTCTCTTTTAATTTCACACGCATCTGCATGTACTGAACctcgttttattattttaaagcctaTCCGTGTGTTTTCCGTGTGGCAGAGAGATCGAAATCAGACCTTTTCAAAGATGAATAGGTGGCGTTTGAGTCAAAGCAATAATtacagtaatacatttaaaaaaaaaacacatttataacaaTCTAAAATTATAGGCTATGCACCGCTGGCATTATATATCATTTTATAAATACTGAAGTTATGAGAGACAGATTTACAGGTGAGGCTAGACACAAGTCTccaaaaagcatttttgtgaGGCACAATTTACAACCTACAATTTTATATGACAAACATAAAGTCAAGCAGtgcctttcacaaaacaataaaaaaaggtgGCCCTTGCAAACGTCTGGGGGGGTTTTGAATATTTTTGAAATGATAAGTAGAGGGAAATAACTTTGCTGCGGATGTGAAATCTGCatataaatcaaaatcaatGTTGCTACATCTCGGGCTTATTATCatgcaaaatgaaaatgcatcGGTTAGCATTAAAAGCAGGACCATGTGATGTggtagtgttttatttttccaaaagacCAGGGTTCAAATGCGGGGAGTTGTAAGTGAGAAGAGAAATCTCTGAAACTTAaattaatgcaaaaaaaaatgtaataaataaaaaacgaaATAAATTAACTCTCCGCGGAGGCGTCTAAATCATCTCCTTTTAAGAACCCCGAAGCTTTTCTCAGGAAAATCGTCAATTACTTATTTAGCTTTGCTCTGTTTCTGCAGCCCCGCTAACTCTGTTTTAATTAGACGGTGGCCGGGAGCGGAGGGCTGTCAGATTACATCCAGAATCAACAAAAGAAACGGGAgggggggcaggaggaatgAGCCCCACGGAGCGTTTagatattataataaataaataaatacatccataCAAAGGATGAGGGGGGGTTGATCTAGATACATCAAACGACCATTTGTAGATTGCAATCACACAGAAATAGATAAGTGAGATACCCGGAGAAAGAAAAGCTGATGCTGAAATGCGGACGGTGCCAGTTATGGTTGGGaccatgtatgtatatatgctgttgttgtttttttactacTACTTGTAGTATCATCCTTAATTGATGCAATTTCTAATACGTTTTTGATTCGCATTGCATTGCGTGTTAGGCCTCCTGTGACCTGTCAATTATTTGGTTGCATTTCTGCATTTCTAAATGGAGGTGGCCCTGGATAAAGGCGTACACACAAACGTGGCTGGGGGGAATCAATCGTCCTAATGCACTGTGGGTGATTGATGGCAGACTTTTTCCCGGGCCAGAGTTGTGCAGAGGAATGTGAGCTTCACAAGGCTGGGCCCGCAGTGCCACGCATTGCCCGGTAGGTGGCGGTAATTCGTGCCTTCGGTAACGCGTCAGTTATAACAATCACGCACTGCCTTTGGAGAAGACATTGCAAACGAAATGCAtcgttgtgtgtttttgtgttcatTGTTAGTCGCCCGTAAGTTTACCCCTTGGTTGGAACAGCAAATCAAGCAGTACCGTATTTTACAACCCATTTTATAAACGTCTTATAAACCCATTTATGCTCGCATGTCTAATTGCGTGTCGGTTATTATATATGAACATTTCTGGCTGATTTTAGAACCAGAATACTTAAATATGGGCATACAAATACAATGATACAAAGAGAGCACattgtatataaataattgCTACAAAAttgttatgtatatatgtagatcTATGCAGCAATGCTACCAAACACTcctgctataataataataataataataataataataataataataataataataataataataataacctctGGTCTTTTCTTGGAAGGTCTTGTTGAAAAGTAGCTTACCATTTATACAGTCACATAAACAGGTCTGTTTGCCACACTGTACTTTGTTTATTAGTAGGAGCACCAGCAATGGTCAATGTACACTGTGTATATATGGTCAGTTGAATTGTAGGGGAGCATTGTCTCTCTGGAGTGCACAACAAAAATCAAGAGACTGATGTAGTCCTATTAATGAGGTAGGTAGAGCAGTGATCTACAGTCCTGTTCCTGGAGGGCGACAATCCAGATAGTTGTATAGGTTACCTGCTAAATAACTGATTACTAAAGACTGGGGAAAGTAATTGACCAAGTAGAAGTTCAGTCCCTTATGACATATTAGACTCCAGATGTAGGCATGGAAGAGGATGTTTATTCCATGTGCAATGTGTGTTGTCGTTCAGAATCTGTTCTACTGGCGTAAATGGTGTTTTAATAGCTGGCTCAGGTTAACTAACAGGGAAGCAAGTGGCATAATTAGGTCTTGAACTGGAAACCTTGTAATAGCTACTGTATCACGTACACTCTCATTTAAGAAAGTATAGATTTCCTATTTTCTACGTTGGCAGCAGTACCTCTAAAACTGAAAGGGACAAccacactttttttctttttttcttcgttttgttttgtttttatttgttcgtAAGCAATATGGCTTTTGTCTGTAACATCgtttttttgattattttttatttttttgtattttatacacaaaacaaaaagttccAACAACTTGAGAACAGCCAAAATCAAGATGATGATATAcctttttttttcacatcaacagaataagaatacaaaaaaaatacaacaaaaccaaaacaagggaaaaaaaaaacacatgaccaaaatattatttattagaaaacaagaagaaaaacaaaaatacattgaaatgtacacacacacaaaactacaTACCATTCAAAAAATGTCCATCTCTTGATTTGCGAAAAACAAatggaatacaaaaaaatgtagtcattctgtaaacttaaaaGAGGTCAAAACCCTAGACCCATTGCAAAGAAAGTGAAACATATAAACCATCTGGTTTTCAGCATTTTAATATCAAGAATTGTGCATAACTTGGTGTGCTAGCTTGCGATTTTGAAGGATTTCGaaattacacacatttaaatcaGCCTGGCAAATGACAATGAATAGCATAGCATAAGCATCTGTATACCACCCATTGTCATCCCTTCTCTTGCTATTCAGGTGACCTATATAGAATTGCAGACTGAATCCAGCCCATCCATAAGCTAATATGAAGCTTAAGCTATGTTATGTGGAACAACAAGTATCTATCACAAGAACCCAACAAACAGAGTGCCAATATATAGCTTTAGTGCATCCATGTTACAGAGTATATAAGCACTGATGTTAGATAGACAAGAGTTTGGATGATAATCAGACCCTGTGAGATGCTGAATTAATCTCAGATGTTACTGCTGCTGAGCTTTATGTCTTTATGTGACCAACTGCTCCATTCCTCTGCTTTTCCTTTAATGGCATTCACTGTTTTGTGGGGATGGCTCTTTTACAGAAGTCTACTAAACCCAAGGGGATGTGTTGAAGGTTAGCATTTGGGAAATGACAAACGTGGCTCTGGAGtaaagcgtctgctaaatgtACACTCCTGAAATGAACGCATGGAAATCCCACATTAAACATGTTCAAGTTATCGACGCGTTTCGTGTAGCTGTCAGCAGGCTGTGTCTCTGCTCGAAATCCCAACGCAGGGCGTGCGTCGCGCCAATTATTCCAGTGCAGTGCCCGTGTTAAAAAGAACCCAAAAAACTCATCAAAAGGATGCATTATGAAAACGTGTTCTAAGAGTATACCATCTGAGCACAGGTAGTGTCAGTGAGACGTTCTTGTCAAATCCTTCACACTTGCAACTCGGGGACACATTTTTGTACGTAAAACAATTCAGGAGATGTAATAACACATGCAGAAACTGAGCATTAGCATTCTTCACCCAGCACTGTCCGCAACCCCAACCCCAGCTCCGTTAACCTATCGACTGCAAAGACTTGAAAAGAGAAAatgcagaaatgaaaaaagGGGACAGGTTTAGATATTAACTGCGCTATatttatatgtacacacacacatattatgggGCCCAAGgacatgagagaaaaaaaatctcatgGGAATGATTTAGTATATAGTTCGCACGATTTAGTGAATTTGTTGTAAAGCGCTATGCTGACGTAAAAGGAAGAGCCACAAAATTTAAATCTGGCATGGTCCCGCAAGATAGTTAAATCGTGCGCACGACATGCTAAATCGATCCCATGACATATTAAAACGTGCACACAAGATACAAAAGTGTTCGCACAATGTGTTATTTTCTCTCATGTTCCTTCCTGGGCTCTGTGCACAACTAGATTTGGTCCCAGGCAACCTCTCATCTTCTCTGTTGTGTGATGTTAGTCTGTTTTTTGTAGCACTTTGTGAAAACTCTACATTAGGTAACTCCACAGCTGAAGGGATTGATCCAAACAAAACTGTCTGGTTATCCAGTTTCCACATGAAGGTCCTATCCTACACTCGGCCGCGATTCAAGCCATTAAGAAAACCTACACAAATTGAACTTTAATCATAATGCAAGTCTGTACcacacattattaaaaaaagaaaaagaaaaacagtgccTATTAATAATTCACAATTACTAAAGCACTACTGATTCAAATTAAGATACAAGCAGCTCTGAgtgttattttgtatgtattttctgcTGATTTAGACTGGGATTCTACCATTTTGTGGTATAGTTAGTGTACCGAACTACAGTGTTTGCTGACAGctacatttttccttttttaacttCCATTGACATCTACCAAGCTGCAGAGCAAAGGCCGAGAGCCATTCCCTTAAAGGCCCCGTGCCTTAAGGTAAAACTAAACTCTGATATTATATTCTCCTTCAAAAGTCGGCGACAGTCAGAACTCACATTTCCTTTCATTGAAGAACAGGAACAAAAGGAGTGCAACCAACGGCAAAGCGACAGAACTTCACtcggaataaaaaaataattaattaaaggaATGGAAACGTTAACTCAAAAGAGAAAAACCGTGTGAAGAGAATATTTGCCGTGGagatgaagaaaaataattcaaacaaaatgaaataatgatTAGAGGATTCAAAAGGCCTGTCCAATGTGTCTACTGCTTGTATATTACACAGAAAGGAGAAATGACTAAACAGGGGAGTGTGGGTCTTATGGCGGTTtaggagggggaggggacacACCTGTACCAACCAGCAAATGTGCACAGATACAGCAGTACTAGTGTATCTGCCAATTTAAAAAAGGGACAAAGTGTGACTTGTTTGTTGAACAATCCATCTAGAATGCTGTGCCAGAGCTATTCCTGATAAATTAATCCATTTGTGATCTGCCCCAAAGCTGGGACACAGACTGGGAGAAACCGAAAATAAGTGCTCTTTCCacaaaatagaaacaaaaaaagcGTATTACCCCACTGTGGTAGATATTGTTACAGGCAAACACTCAACTGGCTTCATGAGATGGTTCCACAGTTACCTATAGAACTATGAAAGGCAAAATTCTCACAGGGCTGGAGCAAGAAATCATGGGAAATGGTCTAGGTAAGCAGATGGTTTGGTACAATTTGGgtttaaaataagtaatgaaAAGCTCAAATGGGAATAATATTTAGCATTTAAAGGAATTTAGGGAAATATAATAAAGAGTTTTGTAGTAACTGCTTAAGTCATCTACTACAGTGGCCCACCAAGGCCTTCATCAAGAATAAACCAAATCAAAGTCAATTAAATCTCGGGATCTTAATGTTACCATTTCGTTTATAGCATGTCATGATCGCCTGCCACCTTATACAAGGCATCGTAATATCAGAAGCCTTTGGCTCGTCATCACGGGATTATGGAATGTTATTTTTAAGAACCACAGTTTCTTGTGGTCATGACATGAAGAAACATCGGTCTTGGGCTACAAATGAACCTGCGCTTGCACTCAGTGAGTCAAGTAACCTGCCTAACCTCTGCCCGGACCagttcaaaacattttaaattgtactctatcgtggtttattttattctcaGAGGCTACTCTCTGCAGCTTCTAAATAAAACCAAGATTGGGCGCAGGTTTGTAATTTAACACTCAccggtgggtcaaagttttgatttggtctaggcctggAAATTGGAAAACATGTGGTCATCCTCTTCAGCTGTCGTTCAATATGGAGGTGTTAACAGCTTTTCTTGGTCTTACAAATGGCACAATTGGGGATGATGAAGAAGTGAGAATGAACCcccaaaagagagaaaaaaaaagagtaaggtgctaaataaaatagataatgGCACTAGATGGCTGAGCTTGTTAAAAAAACGAACAGCGTCATTTTCAAAGCTTTTGTTTATTGATGTGTTTGAGAGTAAAACCCTGCCACCCGTTTTCATTGAgtgttatgttaaaaaaaaaaaaaaaaaaacgaaagtcGATAGTGTAGCAGAGACAAATCGTTGTCATTAAAGTGAAGGGTTCTCCACCTCAAGCTAGGGAATTTTTGACCAGACTGGTTAGGAAGATCAAAGAGAGAAGAAAATCTTTACCCTGGATCGCAAAGCTCTGAAAGTCATGCAgtaattgtagttttaatttgcattttgaaattcaAACGTGAACATTGCATTTGGGACTGAATTGTTGTGTTCTGTCCAATACATCCAGTCATTTGTTCTTTGGAAAGGACTATGGATTGCAAATCACTGTGAACAATACATTCTCTTTCTTCTGAAAGGGAGTCAAGCCATTTCATTCAAACAACATGTGtcaaaagaaatacattaaaaaaacaaaaagcgatTTGCATCAATATTATTGGAAATACCTCATAAAGAACGCTGAATATTTTACAGAATGATAAAAAATAACGTCCACTTCAATTATCTTAACAAGACCTCTCATCCAAGTCATCCAcaataatgataacaataatcGTGATCATAATACTAATAAGACATAATGAATCATAACACTGACATGACATACAGAATTAAATAAGACCCATAAGaataactataataaaaaatatttgcagatagATAGTTTTCCGTTTCAACATTATTtcgtttgatttttttttcccagatattgatatatatatttttcaatgcgGCATATCCGTGTACATatgtaagaaaaaaataataatcaggcaagcattattaatatatactgtGATACCaaagacagaataaaatacAGAGTGATAGacaaggagagaaagagagaatgaCAAGGCATGAAATGTTAAATTGTAATATAGAGGGAACTGTAGTCACCAGACATTCTCCTGCAACTAAAATCAAAAGCTGCTTCACGCTTTATTCTTCTTTTcgttttattatttcagtgaGTTTTGAAAATGTCGTTGACCCATGGGTGTCCAATATAGATCCTGGCCTTAAATTATCAGTGGGAATGAACAATAtccatagtaataataatagtaatatagtTATAATTATTAAGCTATTTTGTCCTTAATCTACTGCTCTAACAAGCTTCTATTTTCTGAGGCTAATTTCCAGACcagattgtattattattattattattattattattattattattattattattattattattattattattcctatgtatctatatatatatatatatatatatatatatatatatatatatatatatatatatatatatatatatacatgcctTTTATATAACTTTTCCAGGTTATTAAATTGGATTTAGCATTATAGTATGAAGTTTTAGTTGCAATATTACCTGCTATCAACATTTCtactttgttttttacatttaatttgaaatgttgttCTTCTGTTCACGTACTATTTATTCACTTTTTGGCGCGACTCTTGTCTAAGTTTCCCTTCCCACAGCTTCAGCAAAGATTTTTAAAGTGTTGTGGGTCCCTTGCTTTATACAAGCTCAGAGGAGTGCATGTCAAGTCAGTGATGCACAACTACGTGAATGTACGTGCGTTACACTGAAACCCTCGGTATAAGATTCAGATGACAGCCCCCAGAACTACCAAGCAGAAATGGTGGCAGCAATCACAACAGCATGTGTGTTACGCTAACTTGCCTTACTTACAATGTATGCAGACTGCGCCCAAGTCTAGTCCCATGACACAAAGACTGCCTATTCCTCTTCCCAGTCTCAGTGCCTCCTCTCCCATAATTCACACCGTTAATGTTAGCTAATGGCCTCTATCAACAATCGTAGAGCCTTTTCCCCCGTGCATTAAAATGACCTAACTCTG
It contains:
- the sdhc gene encoding succinate dehydrogenase cytochrome b560 subunit, mitochondrial, whose translation is MALLLRSLARQGGLISRTQSCLLYRHAVPMGTSSKDEMQTFWDKNSRLNRPMSPHITIYRWSIPMMMSISHRGTGVALSSGISLFALSALVLPGDFTSHLDLVRSLSLGPALIYSAKFALAFPVMYHSLNGFRHLMWDMGKGFRIPDVYRSGYTVIALTLLTSVALAAL